Proteins from a genomic interval of Gossypium hirsutum isolate 1008001.06 chromosome A09, Gossypium_hirsutum_v2.1, whole genome shotgun sequence:
- the LOC107921781 gene encoding 60S ribosomal protein L17-2, which translates to MVKYSREPDNPTKSCKARGSDLRVHFKNTRETAFAIRKLPLTKAKRYLEDVIAHKQAIPFRRFCGGVGRTAQAKNRHSNGQGRWPVKSAKFILDLLKNAESNAEVKGLDVDSLIISHIQVNQAQKQRRRTYRAHGRINPYMSSQCHIELILSEKEEPVKKEPETQLAPRKSKGASF; encoded by the exons ATG GTGAAGTATTCAAGAGAACCGGACAACCCTACTAAAT CTTGCAAAGCTAGGGGTTCTGACCTTCGTGTTCATTTTAAG AATACACGAGAAACTGCCTTTGCCATCCGAAAGCTACCTTTGACAAAGGCAAAGAGATACTTGGAGGATGTTATTGCCCACAAGCAAGCAATTCCGTTCCGGCGCTTCTGTGGTGGAGTTGGGCGAACCGCACAGGCTAAGAATCGCCATTCTAATGGACAAGGTCGCTGGCCTGTGAAATCTGCAAAATTCATTCTCGATTTGCTCAAGAACGCTGAGAGCAATGCCGAG GTGAAAGGTTTGGATGTAGACTCACTTATCATATCTCACATCCAAGTGAACCAAGCACAGAAGCAAAGGCGCCGAACGTATCGTGCACATGGAAGGATTAACC CCTACATGTCTTCACAGTGTCACATTGAACTGATACTGTCAGAGAAAGAGGAACCTGTGAAAAAAGAG CCTGAGACTCAGTTGGCTCCGAGGAAATCGAAGGGTGCTTCATTTTAA
- the LOC107921780 gene encoding adenylate kinase 4 — protein MATNSMNLEDVPSESLMSELLRRMKCAYKPDKRLILIGPPGSGKGTQSPIIKDEYCLCHLATGDMLRAAVAAKTPLGIKAKEAMDKGELVSDDLVVGIIDEAMKKPSCKKGFILDGFPRTVGQAQKLDDMLEKQGVKIDKVLDFAIDDAVLEERITGRWIHPASGRTYHTKFAPPKVPGLDDVTGEPLVQRKDDTAAVLKSRLDAFHKQTQPVIDYYSEKGIVAKLHAEKPQKEVTDEVKKVLS, from the exons ATGGCGACCAATTCAATGAACTTGGAAGATGTACCGTCTGAATCACTGATGAGTGAGCTTCTTCGCCGTATGAAATGCGCCTACAAACCAGATAAGCGTCTCATCCTCATTG GTCCACCGGGATCGGGAAAAGGTACTCAATCGCCAATAATTAAGGATGAGTACTGCCTGTGTCACTTGGCCACTGGTGATATGCTGAGAGCTGCTGTTGCTGCTAAAACCCCTCTCGGTATCAAGGCCAAGGAGGCTATGGATAAG GGTGAACTTGTTTCCGATGACTTAGTTGTTGGCATTATTGATGAAGCCATGAAGAAACCTTCATGTAAAAAAGGTTTCATTCTCGATGGATTTCCGAGGACTGTAGGCCAAGCACAGAAG CTTGATGACATGCTTGAAAAGCAAGGAGTCAAAATCGATAAGGTGCTTGATTTTGCGATTGATGATGCAGTCTTGGAGGAGCGGATTACTGGTCGTTGGATCCACCCTGCTAGCGGTAGGACCTATCATACGAAATTTGCACCTCCTAAAGTTCCCGGCCTTGATGAT GTGACCGGGGAACCTTTGGTGCAGCGAAAAGATGATACTGCAGCAGTTCTCAAGTCAAGGCTTGATGCATTTCACAAGCAAACCCAACCG GTGATTGATTATTATTCCGAGAAGGGAATAGTCGCAAAGCTTCATGCGGAAAAGCCTCAGAAAGAGGTTACGGACGAAGTTAAGAAAGTACTTTCATGA
- the LOC107921782 gene encoding 60S ribosomal protein L17-1, giving the protein MVKYSREPDNPTKSCKARGSDLRVHFKNTRETAFAIRKLPLTKAKRYLEDVIAHKQAIPFRRFCGGVGRTAQAKNRHSNGQGRWPVKSAKFILDLLKNAESNAEVKGLDVDSLIISHIQVNQAQKQRRRTYRAHGRINPYMSSPCHIELILSEKEEPVKKEPETQLAPRKSKGASS; this is encoded by the exons ATG GTGAAGTATTCAAGAGAACCGGACAACCCTACTAAAT CTTGCAAAGCTAGGGGTTCTGATCTTCGTGTTCATTTTAAG AATACACGAGAAACTGCATTCGCAATCCGAAAGCTACCTTTGACAAAGGCAAAAAGGTACTTGGAGGATGTTATTGCCCATAAGCAAGCAATTCCATTCCGCCGCTTCTGTGGAGGAGTTGGGCGAACCGCACAGGCTAAGAATCGACATTCTAATGGACAAGGCCGCTGGCCCGTGAAATCTGCAAAATTCATTCTCGATTTGCTCAAGAATGCCGAGAGCAATGCTGAG GTAAAAGGTTTGGATGTAGACTCACTTATCATATCTCACATCCAAGTGAACCAAGCACAGAAGCAAAGGCGCCGAACATATCGTGCACACGGAAGGATTAACC CCTACATGTCTTCACCGTGCCACATTGAACTGATCCTGTCTGAGAAAGAGGAACCTGTCAAAAAAGAG CCCGAGACTCAATTGGCTCCAAGGAAATCAAAGGGTGCTTCGTCTTAA